One Narcine bancroftii isolate sNarBan1 chromosome 3, sNarBan1.hap1, whole genome shotgun sequence DNA window includes the following coding sequences:
- the LOC138757769 gene encoding uncharacterized protein C4orf54 homolog produces MLRLHLSLAAARSATVNGAGLGTGQILPRAPGAPLPPRFSPICGGESMLRRGSLAGGEAEARRKCTENGRGGSVPGEKGEGDSMVKKGQSPSGRSCADAEETQADESDHSGYDTAAGYSDFYESYSECAESPPSNGGTGMEDCAGDLRSCLDSPALRKEPALNLGDESSSSSALLWDRPQPGGSDEAHYITTHEIQLYELDHDGECELGEGWDTEESSACSSCRESSSLESEESEASSRTPLGATSHAEDPPATGAVSPGLPVKGARSASALEKRTEDASCGDRLQVSIQTDSQSVSEGNGTQEKGKESLALGPGNQHRTQTQAAGDLVKDAHSCSNAPAKTGAKSNWKTFGNSSGTSSAVSELDDADKEVRSLTARTFRSLACAGDEYLDTFSAGYRTSTDLSDENTALNRCATYIDLKSRSITTGKRGRVGFPSKGANLDTAQGGREQRATGSETVHLPVPGVAVTANEKQETPADQSTSKRQLHLSGKYEQIGSKVITLTETLNFRYDVKEQGPARREGERRVHLAGGVVGLRCTDEVTESALGEEGVESSRESSKPAEAMDGAQKKSKFASNLLQNVIGKKMQFEQELKMERGEITDTSFAGPTSPAAAELPKAPPPSRDVEHNSNGGSSEISPLPVEATGEAAPCETRPATGDSGDGCKSTLHRSQQSAFRSWKDSEPPAPTRESKPAQRVRAEIGGHPLCKETKMSHLFVPSIQKAPGRKQPAVNVTYTSAEGQQRPADGGAEIRIRLGEAKGGRQSPFSIAKLLTPNLAGGASSLGKAASDARGPAPRAEGTRSEDARARAPPFTVRDVRDTMHKLQAPIHQVRDVRKLVKSSYHVSTLDGGGPGVDPAAEQPRGSGAPLPIVIKCQAVSRKEGPEDGSSPAAMKNGSAFVHRTSGRVPLKEATGGGPPGVGARGPGQAGGSPPAASSSQLALEKLTAAVRSMEQLYVFDHNEWRRKSGPGPGPLAGSHVLSLIASQEASDSDAPPGGAEQEQLPAKPPAAARSQARALPKPASGGVRAAVPQLFAVAPVAPQPLLQGAKPTVGGQVGVGSPPPPDLRPSRAQPRQGAEESEKLGQPGAAAGSQEKLPPPEHENYLTIPVKKPPTAPREPSPPAVYQQQHAHFIRLTPPALEPLSPGKVQPVPPVLMDGTSVPCFPVPQPQRRMLLDPATGQYYLVDLPVQPARRRLYDPETGQYVDIPMPQQPVAPMPMSPMALSPGTYGPTFMIYPGFLPQPTVLPALPSAPDTECSETQKGSRAPRLQPEPQYQESPYYFPTGKTLPGSQTTSRGCKELSDGKPVISISSQQGPRIIAPPSFDGTTMSFVVEHR; encoded by the coding sequence ATGCTTCGTCTCCACTTGTCGCTGGCGGCGGCTCGGAGCGCTACTGTGAATGGCGCGGGCCTTGGCACCGGCCAGATTTTGCCCCGGGCACCCGGAGCTCCACTGCCCCCCCGTTTTAGCCCGATTTGCGGCGGCGAGTCAATGCTACGGCGAGGGTCTCTCGCCGGCGGAGAGGCGGAGGCGCGACGTAAATGTACGGAGAACGGAAGAGGGGGCTCGGTGCCCGGGGAGAAGGGAGAAGGGGACAGCATGGTGAAGAAGGGCCAGAGTCCTTCTGGACGGAGCTGCGCTGACGCAGAGGAAACTCAGGCGGACGAGAGCGACCATTCGGGTTACGACACTGCTGCCGGCTACTCGGATTTCTACGAGAGTTACAGCGAGTGTGCTGAATCGCCGCCGAGTAACGGCGGTACGGGAATGGAAGATTGCGCTGGTGATTTACGCTCTTGCTTGGATTCGCCAGCGCTGCGTAAGGAGCCGGCCTTGAACTTGGGCGATGAGAGTTCCAGCTCCAGCGCGTTGCTGTGGGATCGGCCGCAGCCGGGCGGCAGCGACGAAGCCCATTACATTACCACTCACGAGATTCAACTCTATGAACTGGATCACGATGGCGAATGCGAGCTCGGGGAGGGCTGGGACACGGAGGAGAGCAGCGCCTGCAGTTCATGCAGAGAGAGCAGCTCTTTGGAGAGCGAGGAATCGGAGGCCAGTTCCCGGACGCCTCTGGGCGCAACAAGTCACGCCGAAGATCCGCCAGCCACAGGCGCGGTCTCCCCCGGCCTGCCAGTTAAGGGCGCTCGCAGCGCCAGTGCGTTGGAGAAACGGACTGAGGATGCAAGTTGTGGCGACCGGCTTCAGGTATCCATTCAAACGGACTCGCAGTCCGTAAGCGAAGGAAATGGCACCCAGGAAAAGGGAAAGGAATCCCTCGCCCTGGGGCCGGGGAACCAGCATAGAACTCAAACCCAGGCAGCGGGAGATCTTGTCAAGGATGCACATTCTTGCTCCAATGCCCCAGCCAAGACTGGGGCTAAATCCAATTGGAAGACCTTTGGAAATTCCAGCGGAACCTCCAGTGCTGTCAGCGAGCTGGACGACGCCGACAAGGAAGTGCGCTCTTTGACGGCTCGGACTTTCCGCAGCCTCGCCTGCGCCGGTGACGAATATCTCGATACTTTCAGCGCCGGTTACAGGACATCCACCGACTTGTCAGATGAGAACACCGCACTCAACCGCTGCGCCACTTATATTGACCTCAAGTCTCGCAGTATAACAACGGGCAAGAGAGGGCGGGTGGGATTTCCGAGCAAAGGCGCAAACTTGGACACAGCGCAAGGTGGCAGAGAGCAACGTGCCACCGGTTCGGAAACCGTGCACCTCCCGGTACCGGGCGTTGCAGTCACCGCTAACGAGAAGCAAGAAACCCCGGCGGATCAGTCAACGTCCAAAAGGCAACTCCATCTGTCTGGGAAATATGAACAGATCGGATCCAAGGTTATAACTTTAACCGAGACCTTAAACTTTAGATACGATGTCAAGGAGCAGGGCCCGGCCAGGAGAGAGGGCGAAAGGCGAGTGCACTTGGCCGGAGGTGTGGTCGGATTGCGTTGCACCGATGAGGTTACCGAGTCCgcgctgggggaggagggggtcgaGAGCAGCAGGGAGAGCAGCAAGCCGGCTGAGGCAATGGATGGCGCGCAGAAGAAATCCAAATTCGCCTCCAATCTCTTGCAAAATGTCATCGGGAAGAAAATGCAATTCGAGCAGGAGCTCAAGATGGAGCGTGGGGAAATCACCGACACCTCCTTCGCCGGGCCGACTAGCCCGGCCGCCGCCGAACTTCCGAAAGCGCCTCCGCCTTCGCGTGATGTTGAACACAATTCCAACGGCGGAAGCTCGGAAATTTCCCCGCTCCCCGTGGAAGCGACCGGCGAGGCCGCCCCTTGCGAAACCCGGCCGGCCACGGGCGATTCCGGCGATGGTTGCAAGAGCACTCTGCACCGCAGTCAACAGAGCGCCTTCAGGTCCTGGAAGGACAGCGAGCCGCCAGCGCCAACACGGGAGAGCAAGCCGGCGCAGCGCGTCCGAGCCGAAATTGGCGGACACCCACTCTGCAAAGAGACCAAGATGTCTCATCTGTTCGTGCCCAGCATTCAGAAGGCGCCCGGCAGAAAGCAGCCAGCTGTGAATGTCACGTACACCTCGGCGGAGGGTCAGCAGAGGCCAGCGGACGGCGGCGCGGAGATTAGAATCCGGCTCGGGGAGGCGAAGGGCGGGAGGCAGAGCCCGTTCAGCATTGCCAAGCTGCTGACTCCCAACCTCGCCGGAGGCGCCAGCAGCCTGGGCAAAGCAGCAAGTGACGCCAGGGGCCCAGCGCCCCGAGCGGAGGGGACGCGCTCCGAggacgcgcgcgcgcgcgcgccccCCTTCACTGTCCGCGACGTCCGGGACACCATGCACAAGCTGCAGGCGCCGATTCACCAAGTGCGGGACGTGAGGAAGCTGGTGAAGAGCTCCTACCACGTGTCGACGCTGGACGGTGGCGGGCCGGGCGTGGATCCGGCGGCGGAGCAACCGCGAGGCAGCGGCGCCCCGCTGCCCATCGTCATCAAGTGCCAGGCGGTCAGTCGGAAGGAAGGGCCGGAGGACGGCAGCAGCCCGGCGGCCATGAAGAACGGCTCGGCCTTCGTTCACAGGACATCGGGTCGCGTCCCGCTCAAGGAGGCGACGGGCGGCGGCCCTCCCGGGGTCGGTGCCAGGGGCCCGGGGCAGGCAGGCGGCAGTCCTCCGGCTGCGAGCAGCAGTCAGCTGGCGCTGGAGAAGCTGACGGCGGCGGTGAGGAGCATGGAGCAACTGTACGTGTTCGACCACAACGAGTGGAGGCGCAAGAGTGGCCCGGGCCCGGGGCCTCTGGCAGGAAGCCACGTGCTGTCGCTGATCGCCAGCCAGGAGGCCTCGGACTCTGACGCCCCTCCCGGCGGGGCCGAGCAGGAGCAGCTTCCCGCAAAACCCCCGGCCGCCGCCCGGAGCCAAGCCCGCGCCCTGCCCAAGCCTGCGAGCGGCGGCGTGAGAGCGGCCGTCCCGCAACTCTTCGCCGTGGCGCCGGTCGCCCCTCAGCCTTTGCTCCAGGGCGCCAAGCCGACGGTGGGCGGCCAGGTGGGCGTCGGGTCGCCGCCACCGCCCGATCTCCGCCCGTCCCGGGCTCAGCCACGCCAAGGGGCGGAGGAGAGCGAGAAGCTCGGCCAACCGGGCGCCGCGGCGGGATCGCAGGAAAAGCTGCCGCCGCCCGAGCACGAGAACTACCTGACCATCCCGGTGAAGAAGCCCCCGACCGCGCCCCGTGAGCCATCGCCACCCGCCGTCTACCAGCAACAGCACGCTCATTTCATCCGTCTTACTCCACCCGCGCTGGAGCCGCTCAGTCCGGGCAAGGTCCAACCAGTGCCGCCGGTTCTCATGGACGGCACCTCGGTaccttgtttcccggtgccccAGCCCCAGCGGAGGATGTTGCTGGATCCCGCCACCGGCCAGTATTACCTGGTGGACCTGCCGGTGCAGCCCGCTCGCAGGCGGCTCTACGATCCGGAGACCGGGCAATACGTCGACATCCCAATGCCTCAACAACCAGTAGCCCCAATGCCAATGTCGCCCATGGCTCTCAGCCCCGGCACCTATGGACCCACCTTCATGATTTACCCCGGCTTCCTGCCGCAACCGACGGTTCTGCCTGCCCTGCCATCCGCCCCCGACACGGAATGCAGCGAGACCCAGAAAGGCAGCAGAGCACCAAGGCTACAGCCCGAGCCCCAGTACCAGGAGAGTCCCTATTACTTCCCCACCGGTAAAACCCTGCCCGGCAGCCAGACAACAAGCAGGGGCTGCAAAGAACTGTCGGATGGAAAACCTGTCATCAGCATTTCATCCCAGCAGGGACCTCGCATCATCGCGCCGCCCTCCTTCGATGGAACTACCATGAGTTTTGTGGTCGAGCACAGATGA